The Linepithema humile isolate Giens D197 chromosome 7, Lhum_UNIL_v1.0, whole genome shotgun sequence genome has a window encoding:
- the LOC105668204 gene encoding uncharacterized protein has translation MKKPIATVRTPFQNLKFLIILNKLLGLLSCKLVNGRFKESSVWGRGYCALWLLFHCAYSSYFYYTMYMATPAEKAEKLFALGIVRFSAFFISLLPYNYLGVFRSQDFIMFSEKLEAYDDKATALGHQRKDKHIFTWLYFAYTFSTIFIKTYNILNSSIPEGREMIVTQTFETVIPTICGTYCVFISAIFLDLIRQRFRHLNEVIVPYVSELPVTGLKGEITVYDVRYLHGVLIDSAGLINRMYGIGTLLTFGSILLEFISVIYLFITDVQDNATVILLDLLFQTIYLFAMYHCATYEANRVEERVLKYGLSFKNSKCRMDKIEMMLYFYHNRFTFTAAEFFIIDLTILLPIASTVSTYLTLIIN, from the exons atgaaaaaaccAATAGCAACAGTAAGAACGCCTTTCCAAAAtctaaaattcttaataattctCAATAAATTATTGGGTTTACTTTCGTGCAAATTAGTGAACGGACGATTTAAAGAAAGCAGTGTTTGGGGTCGCGGTTACTGTGCACTTTGGTTATTATTTCATTGCGCGTATTCCagctatttttattacacgatGTACATGGCAACACCTGCTGAAAAAGCTGAGAAGCTCTTTGCGCTCGGTATCGTACGGTTTAGTGCGTTTTTCATCTCGTTGCTTCCTTACAATTACTTAGGAGTCTTTCGAAGCCAAGATTTTATTATG TTTTCCGAAAAACTTGAAGCTTATGACGATAAGGCAACAGCATTAGGGCATCAAAGGAAAGATAAACACATTTTCACGTGGCTGTATTTTGCGTACACATTTAGCACAATATTCATAAAGACGTATAACATATTGAATAGCAGTATACCTGAAGGAAGGGAAATGATAGTTACGCAGACGTTCGAAACCGTCATTCCTACTATCTGTGGCACCTACTGCGTTTTCATAAGCGCGATATTCCTGGATTTGATTCGCCAACGTTTCCGTCATCTGAACGAGGTGATAGTTCCTTACGTTTCGGAGTTGCCAGTAACCGGATTGAAGGGCGAAATCACAGTTTACGATGTGCGCTATCTGCACGGTGTGCTCATCGACAGCGCAGGACTGATAAATAGGATGTACGGGATAGGCACCTTACTCACCTTCGGATCCATATTGCTGGAATTCATttctgttatatatttattcataacagATGTCCAGGACAATGCGACAGTGATATTGCTAGACTTACTCTTTCAAACTATTTACCTGTTTGCGATGTATCACTGCGCAACTTACGAG GCGAATCGCGTTGAAGAGCGTGTGCTGAAATATGGATTATCCTTCAAAAATTCTAAATGTCGTATG GATAAAATTGAGatgatgttatatttttatcataacaGATTTACTTTCACGGCAGcggaattttttataatagatttaaCGATACTTCTTCCG ATTGCTTCCACGGTATCAacatatttaactttaataataaattaa
- the Elp4 gene encoding elongator complex protein 4 isoform X2 — protein sequence MASNATKTKSKFPTIPGTKPSVKNAQLLISTGIPALDNIIGGGLPIGSIFLIEDKYGLYAKIIFKYFMAEGVVTSQPILIASQDHQPSQFMSELPAVINDSECHTKTVDNGNEQMKIAWRYQNMKLVDSSPAEDHTFGHFYDLTKSMQPDLLEHADIKQWHESNLQEQNNIFENTAYTDLLRTIQEILRDGQYFISDTPDKKRILRIAIHCLGSRLWLSDTETSSNHDLLKFLYCFRALLRNSYAVGIITTPVNNFDNTDAFVERIEHISDIAIRLESFAGSAKETNPLFKDYHGLLHIKKLPALNTLTPHCLEFRDLAFKLRRKKFIIEVLHLPPEFEDTAQREQDEAIAPTIGCTSGSHKSILDF from the exons atggcTTCAAACGCGACAAAAACTAAATCTAAATTTCCAACAATACCAGGCACAAAACCGTCTGTAAAAAATGCACAGTTGCTTATCTCAACAGGAATACCTGCTTTAGACAATATAATAG gTGGAGGTTTACCTATTGgttcaatatttctaattg AAGATAAGTATGGATTATatgctaaaattatattcaaatatttcatgGCAGAAGGAGTAGTTACCTCTCAGCCTATATTAATAGCATCACAAGATCATCAACCATCTCAATTTATGTCTGAATTGCCTGCAGTTATAAACGACTCAGAATGCCATACAAAAACTGTAGATAATGGAAATGAACAAATGAAAATTGCTTGGAGATATCAGAATATGAAATTGGTGGATTCATCTCCCGCAGAAGATCATACATTTGGTCATTTCTATGATCTTACAAAATCAATGCAACCGGATCTTTTGGAACACGCAGATATTAAACAGTGGCATGAAAGTAATCTGCAGGAGCAGaacaatatatttgaaaatactgCTTACACTGACTTATTACGTACCATTCAAGAAATTTTACGTGATggtcaatattttatttctgataCGCCAGACAAGAAAAGGATTTTAAGAATCGCTATTCACTGTTTGGGATCAAGATTATGGCTTTCTGACACAGAAACATCGTCAAAtcatgatttattaaaatttttatactgcTTTCGAGCACTTCTAAGGAATTCATACGCGGTCGGCATAATAACTACTCCAGTAAATAATTTCGACAACACT GATGCTTTTGTTGAGAGAATTGAACATATATCAGACATAGCAATCAGATTAGAATCATTTGCGGGATCTGCGAAGGAAACCAATCCGTTATTCAAAGATTATCATGGTCTTTTGCATATCAAGAAATTACCCGCTTTAAATACCTTGACACCTCACTGTCTAGAATTCAGAGATTTAGCATTTAAATTACGTCGTAAAAAATTCATCATAGAA GTTCTACATTTACCACCGGAATTCGAGGACACAGCACAACGTGAGCAAGATGAAGCAATAGCACCCACCATTGGATGCACGAGTGGATCTCATAAAAGTATACTAGATTTCTAG
- the LOC105668202 gene encoding uncharacterized protein isoform X1, with protein MTKSIATGPFQNLKFVIILNKLLGLLSCKLVNGRFKENSVWHRGYCALWLLFHCLYSVYFYLTMYTAKAEELFILAIVRYSAYIFSLLPYNYLGAFRSQDFITFSEKLEAYDDKATTLGHQRKDKHIFTWLYFAYTLSTLFSKTYIIMNNSIPQGTVIILRQMFRIISTISGTYCIFISAIFLDLIRQRFRHLNEVIVPHVSELPVTGSKDEITVYDVRYLHGVLIDSAELINRMYGIGTLLTFGSILLDFISLIYIFVTNDRVDVTITMLDLLFQTIYLFAMYHFAAYEANRVERLVLKYGLSFKNSKCRMDKIEMMLYFYHKRFTFTAAEFFVLDLTILLPVSRLICHTIILMKYNSINPHYFRLLPRYQHI; from the exons ATGACAAAATCAATAGCAACAGGGCCTTTccaaaatctaaaatttgtCATAATACTCAATAAATTACTGGGTTTACTTTCGTGCAAATTAGTGAACGGACGATTTAAAGAAAACAGTGTTTGGCATCGCGGTTACTGTGCACTTTGGTTATTATTTCATTGCCTGTATTCAGTCTATTTCTATCTCACGATGTACACGGCAAAAGCTGAAGAGCTCTTCATACTCGCTATCGTGCGGTATAGTGCGTATATCTTCTCGTTACTTCCTTACAATTACTTAGGAGCCTTTCGGAGTCAAGATTTTATCACG TTTTCCGAAAAACTTGAGGCTTATGATGATAAGGCAACAACATTAGGGCATCAAAGGAAAGATAAACACATTTTCACGTGGCTGTATTTTGCGTACACACTTAGCACATTATTTTCGAAGACGTATATCATAATGAATAACAGTATACCTCAAGGAACGGTGATAATACTTAGGCAGATGTTCAGAATCATTTCTACTATCAGTGGCACCTACTGCATTTTCATAAGCGCGATATTTCTGGATTTGATTCGCCAACGTTTCCGTCATCTGAACGAGGTGATAGTTCCTCACGTTTCGGAGTTACCAGTAACCGGATCGAAGGACGAAATCACTGTTTACGATGTGCGCTATCTGCACGGTGTGCTCATCGACAGCGCAGAGTTGATAAATAGGATGTACGGGATAGGCACCTTACTCACCTTCGGATCCATATTGCTGGATTTCAtttctcttatatatatattcgtaaCAAATGACCGGGTCGATGTTACAATAACAATGCTAGACTTACTCTTTCAAACTATTTACCTATTTGCGATGTATCATTTTGCAGCTTACGAG GCGAATCGCGTTGAAAGGCTTGTGCTGAAATATGGATTATCCTTCAAAAATTCCAAATGTCGTATG GATAAAATTGAGATgatgttgtatttttatcataagagATTTACTTTCACGGCAGCAGAATTTTTCGTATTAGATTTAACGATACTTCTTCCGGTAAGCCGACTTATTTGTcatactattatattaatgaaatataattctattaatcCTCATTATTTCAGATTGCTTCCACGGTATCAACatatataa
- the Elp4 gene encoding elongator complex protein 4 isoform X3, with the protein MASNATKTKSKFPTIPGTKPSVKNAQLLISTGIPALDNIIGGGLPIGSIFLIEGVVTSQPILIASQDHQPSQFMSELPAVINDSECHTKTVDNGNEQMKIAWRYQNMKLVDSSPAEDHTFGHFYDLTKSMQPDLLEHADIKQWHESNLQEQNNIFENTAYTDLLRTIQEILRDGQYFISDTPDKKRILRIAIHCLGSRLWLSDTETSSNHDLLKFLYCFRALLRNSYAVGIITTPVNNFDNTDAFVERIEHISDIAIRLESFAGSAKETNPLFKDYHGLLHIKKLPALNTLTPHCLEFRDLAFKLRRKKFIIEVLHLPPEFEDTAQREQDEAIAPTIGCTSGSHKSILDF; encoded by the exons atggcTTCAAACGCGACAAAAACTAAATCTAAATTTCCAACAATACCAGGCACAAAACCGTCTGTAAAAAATGCACAGTTGCTTATCTCAACAGGAATACCTGCTTTAGACAATATAATAG gTGGAGGTTTACCTATTGgttcaatatttctaattg AAGGAGTAGTTACCTCTCAGCCTATATTAATAGCATCACAAGATCATCAACCATCTCAATTTATGTCTGAATTGCCTGCAGTTATAAACGACTCAGAATGCCATACAAAAACTGTAGATAATGGAAATGAACAAATGAAAATTGCTTGGAGATATCAGAATATGAAATTGGTGGATTCATCTCCCGCAGAAGATCATACATTTGGTCATTTCTATGATCTTACAAAATCAATGCAACCGGATCTTTTGGAACACGCAGATATTAAACAGTGGCATGAAAGTAATCTGCAGGAGCAGaacaatatatttgaaaatactgCTTACACTGACTTATTACGTACCATTCAAGAAATTTTACGTGATggtcaatattttatttctgataCGCCAGACAAGAAAAGGATTTTAAGAATCGCTATTCACTGTTTGGGATCAAGATTATGGCTTTCTGACACAGAAACATCGTCAAAtcatgatttattaaaatttttatactgcTTTCGAGCACTTCTAAGGAATTCATACGCGGTCGGCATAATAACTACTCCAGTAAATAATTTCGACAACACT GATGCTTTTGTTGAGAGAATTGAACATATATCAGACATAGCAATCAGATTAGAATCATTTGCGGGATCTGCGAAGGAAACCAATCCGTTATTCAAAGATTATCATGGTCTTTTGCATATCAAGAAATTACCCGCTTTAAATACCTTGACACCTCACTGTCTAGAATTCAGAGATTTAGCATTTAAATTACGTCGTAAAAAATTCATCATAGAA GTTCTACATTTACCACCGGAATTCGAGGACACAGCACAACGTGAGCAAGATGAAGCAATAGCACCCACCATTGGATGCACGAGTGGATCTCATAAAAGTATACTAGATTTCTAG
- the LOC105668202 gene encoding uncharacterized protein isoform X2, with protein MTKSIATGPFQNLKFVIILNKLLGLLSCKLVNGRFKENSVWHRGYCALWLLFHCLYSVYFYLTMYTAKAEELFILAIVRYSAYIFSLLPYNYLGAFRSQDFITFSEKLEAYDDKATTLGHQRKDKHIFTWLYFAYTLSTLFSKTYIIMNNSIPQGTVIILRQMFRIISTISGTYCIFISAIFLDLIRQRFRHLNEVIVPHVSELPVTGSKDEITVYDVRYLHGVLIDSAELINRMYGIGTLLTFGSILLDFISLIYIFVTNDRVDVTITMLDLLFQTIYLFAMYHFAAYEANRVERLVLKYGLSFKNSKCRMDKIEMMLYFYHKRFTFTAAEFFVLDLTILLPIASTVSTYITLILY; from the exons ATGACAAAATCAATAGCAACAGGGCCTTTccaaaatctaaaatttgtCATAATACTCAATAAATTACTGGGTTTACTTTCGTGCAAATTAGTGAACGGACGATTTAAAGAAAACAGTGTTTGGCATCGCGGTTACTGTGCACTTTGGTTATTATTTCATTGCCTGTATTCAGTCTATTTCTATCTCACGATGTACACGGCAAAAGCTGAAGAGCTCTTCATACTCGCTATCGTGCGGTATAGTGCGTATATCTTCTCGTTACTTCCTTACAATTACTTAGGAGCCTTTCGGAGTCAAGATTTTATCACG TTTTCCGAAAAACTTGAGGCTTATGATGATAAGGCAACAACATTAGGGCATCAAAGGAAAGATAAACACATTTTCACGTGGCTGTATTTTGCGTACACACTTAGCACATTATTTTCGAAGACGTATATCATAATGAATAACAGTATACCTCAAGGAACGGTGATAATACTTAGGCAGATGTTCAGAATCATTTCTACTATCAGTGGCACCTACTGCATTTTCATAAGCGCGATATTTCTGGATTTGATTCGCCAACGTTTCCGTCATCTGAACGAGGTGATAGTTCCTCACGTTTCGGAGTTACCAGTAACCGGATCGAAGGACGAAATCACTGTTTACGATGTGCGCTATCTGCACGGTGTGCTCATCGACAGCGCAGAGTTGATAAATAGGATGTACGGGATAGGCACCTTACTCACCTTCGGATCCATATTGCTGGATTTCAtttctcttatatatatattcgtaaCAAATGACCGGGTCGATGTTACAATAACAATGCTAGACTTACTCTTTCAAACTATTTACCTATTTGCGATGTATCATTTTGCAGCTTACGAG GCGAATCGCGTTGAAAGGCTTGTGCTGAAATATGGATTATCCTTCAAAAATTCCAAATGTCGTATG GATAAAATTGAGATgatgttgtatttttatcataagagATTTACTTTCACGGCAGCAGAATTTTTCGTATTAGATTTAACGATACTTCTTCCG ATTGCTTCCACGGTATCAACatatataactttaatattgtattaa
- the LOC105668205 gene encoding uncharacterized protein, with protein sequence MRISKRLRAIKQFDFRGRCVKRMKPLLLMFKLLGMFANDISGDRLKRCSRPFYGICVFWISMYVSYTCFLSFSFVTSKSISTRVTIEFVKHVIGYISLSANTIAIYSSQNLFGKYFDRLDSYDHEVARVAHERRDNFWIPWIATFSTTTVILLLIIVMTQETSMGILFFVFLSDICTIIMHLFNTLEKFLILYLILIRFKHLNEKIIPHVVWNEKHSPWNAKKRRIKTIKISDVKIMYLMLYDAQQAFNGIYSNSLLLWFSSIMIHILENVRIFREKSPLISCAFVVPPIIQLLTLCAICHYTAEEANKIPCTLNEGMSMLANSGQTTDKISTLTYFLHNRVSFEAAGFFTINLPLFQSIIATITTYFIIL encoded by the exons ATGCGCATATCGAAACGGTTGCGCGCAATAAAACAGTTCGATTTTCGCGGACGATGTGTGAAACGTATGAAGCCACTTCTATTAATGTTCAAATTATTGGGAATGTTTGCCAACGATATTTCAGGAGATCGATTAAAACGCTGCTCCAGACCTTTTTACGGTATTTGTGTCTTTTGGATCAGCATGTACGTCTCGTACACATGCTTCTTGTCGTTCAGTTTTGTTACCTCAAAATCCATTTCAACGAGAGTAACGATAGAGTTTGTGAAACATGTAATAGGATATATAAGTCTTAGCGCTAACACCATAGCTATTTATTCTTCGCAAAATCTCTTCGGCAAG TATTTCGACCGATTGGACAGTTACGATCACGAAGTTGCACGGGTGGCACACGAAAGGAGAGACAATTTCTGGATACCCTGGATCGCTACATTTTCAACGACTACTGTTATTTTGTTGCTCATAATCGTAATGACACAAGAGACATCGATGGGcattttgttctttgtattTCTTTCAGATATTTGCACAATAATCATGCATCTATTCAACACTCTAGAAAAGTTTCTAATactatatttgatattaatacgCTTCAAACATTTGAATGAAAAGATTATACCGCATGTGGTATGGAATGAAAAGCACTCGCCGTGGAACGCCAAGAAACGCAGGATAAAGACGATCAAAATCTCGGACGTGAAAATTATGTACTTGATGCTTTACGATGCTCAGCAAGCTTTTAATGGTATCTACAGCAATTCTCTGTTGTTGTGGTTTTCGTCCATCATGATACATATTCTTGAGAATGTACGTATCTTCCGCGAAAAAAGTCCACTGATATCCTGCGCTTTTGTTGTTCCTCCGATTATACAGCTGTTGACTTTGTGCGCGATTTGTCACTACACAGCCGAAGag GCAAACAAGATCCCGTGTACCTTAAACGAAGGTATGAGTATGCTCGCTAATTCAGGACAAACGacg GATAAAATTAGTACCTTAACATATTTCTTACACAATCGCGTGTCTTTCGAAGCGGCAggatttttcacaattaatttacctttGTTTCAATCT aTTATCGCGACAATAACCACTTATTTCataatactataa
- the Elp4 gene encoding elongator complex protein 4 isoform X1, giving the protein MASNATKTKSKFPTIPGTKPSVKNAQLLISTGIPALDNIIGGGLPIGSIFLIEEDKYGLYAKIIFKYFMAEGVVTSQPILIASQDHQPSQFMSELPAVINDSECHTKTVDNGNEQMKIAWRYQNMKLVDSSPAEDHTFGHFYDLTKSMQPDLLEHADIKQWHESNLQEQNNIFENTAYTDLLRTIQEILRDGQYFISDTPDKKRILRIAIHCLGSRLWLSDTETSSNHDLLKFLYCFRALLRNSYAVGIITTPVNNFDNTDAFVERIEHISDIAIRLESFAGSAKETNPLFKDYHGLLHIKKLPALNTLTPHCLEFRDLAFKLRRKKFIIEVLHLPPEFEDTAQREQDEAIAPTIGCTSGSHKSILDF; this is encoded by the exons atggcTTCAAACGCGACAAAAACTAAATCTAAATTTCCAACAATACCAGGCACAAAACCGTCTGTAAAAAATGCACAGTTGCTTATCTCAACAGGAATACCTGCTTTAGACAATATAATAG gTGGAGGTTTACCTATTGgttcaatatttctaattg AAGAAGATAAGTATGGATTATatgctaaaattatattcaaatatttcatgGCAGAAGGAGTAGTTACCTCTCAGCCTATATTAATAGCATCACAAGATCATCAACCATCTCAATTTATGTCTGAATTGCCTGCAGTTATAAACGACTCAGAATGCCATACAAAAACTGTAGATAATGGAAATGAACAAATGAAAATTGCTTGGAGATATCAGAATATGAAATTGGTGGATTCATCTCCCGCAGAAGATCATACATTTGGTCATTTCTATGATCTTACAAAATCAATGCAACCGGATCTTTTGGAACACGCAGATATTAAACAGTGGCATGAAAGTAATCTGCAGGAGCAGaacaatatatttgaaaatactgCTTACACTGACTTATTACGTACCATTCAAGAAATTTTACGTGATggtcaatattttatttctgataCGCCAGACAAGAAAAGGATTTTAAGAATCGCTATTCACTGTTTGGGATCAAGATTATGGCTTTCTGACACAGAAACATCGTCAAAtcatgatttattaaaatttttatactgcTTTCGAGCACTTCTAAGGAATTCATACGCGGTCGGCATAATAACTACTCCAGTAAATAATTTCGACAACACT GATGCTTTTGTTGAGAGAATTGAACATATATCAGACATAGCAATCAGATTAGAATCATTTGCGGGATCTGCGAAGGAAACCAATCCGTTATTCAAAGATTATCATGGTCTTTTGCATATCAAGAAATTACCCGCTTTAAATACCTTGACACCTCACTGTCTAGAATTCAGAGATTTAGCATTTAAATTACGTCGTAAAAAATTCATCATAGAA GTTCTACATTTACCACCGGAATTCGAGGACACAGCACAACGTGAGCAAGATGAAGCAATAGCACCCACCATTGGATGCACGAGTGGATCTCATAAAAGTATACTAGATTTCTAG
- the LOC105668238 gene encoding CD151 antigen translates to MKPRRLAISRAFVCCSNIIFLMSGFVLMSLGGLLLADNERILLSRLLGPGDIHPDQPLFYYLAFAIVALGFLIAITGLLGCWAACLFNRCITVSYLVTIILLLFGECTVCVIAVFWPHILGIDVRPARLIRALQRSYAVPGREQFTAALDLAQTTFACCGINGSSNYGTSWWRLQEVGRRELVVPLSCCTLNNANETDSFLNPEPANLTFCQALNPAEHQYARHIVGCLEHIEKWTQDQALIMLAIILGIMVVEVTALFSIFFACSRERNRRSKSQASTFTSTQTLSPFTESEHDFSIGIENRMHTAGTTFGAKS, encoded by the exons ATGAAACCTAGAAGATTAGCCATATCGCGAGCTTTTGTTTGTTGctcgaatataatttttttg ATGTCGGGTTTTGTATTGATGTCATTGGGAGGATTATTATTAGCCGACAATGAAAGAATTCTATTATCACGTCTACTAGGACCTGGTGACATACATCCTGATCAACcacttttttattacttgGCATTCGCTATAGTTGCACTAGGATTTCTCATCGCAATTACCGGGCTTCTCGGATGCTGGGCGGCTTGTCTCTTTAATCGCTGCATCACAGTCTCC TATCTCGTGACGATAATCTTGCTCCTCTTTGGTGAATGCACGGTGTGCGTTATCGCTGTCTTCTGGCCTCATATCTTGGGGATCGATGTGAGACCAGCGCGTCTGATACGCGCTTTACAACGCAGTTATGCTGTTCCTGGACGCGAACAATTCACAGCGGCCCTTGATCTTGCACAAACGACG TTTGCTTGTTGCGGCATAAACGGAAGCAGCAATTACGGCACGTCGTGGTGGCGGCTGCAGGAAGTCGGCCGAAGAGAATTAGTAGTGCCTCTCAGTTGCTGCACCCTGAATAACGCCAATGAGACGGACTCCTTCCTCAACCCCGAACCTGCCAATCTCACTTTCTGTCAGGCTCTGAACCCTGCCGAACATCAATATGCCCGACACATAGTG GGCTGTCTGGAACATATCGAGAAGTGGACGCAAGATCAGGCATTGATTATGCTGGCTATTATATTAGGCATCATGGTTGTCGAAGTTACTGCGCTTTTCAGTATATTCTTCGCTTGCTCTCGAGAAAGAAACAGGAGAAGCAAATCGCAAGCGTCGACTTTTACCTCCACGCAAACTTTAAGCCCATTCACTGAAAGCGAGCACGACTTTa GTATAGGAATCGAGAACAGAATGCACACGGCCGGAACGACGTTTGGTGCCAAATCATGA